Proteins co-encoded in one Myxococcus xanthus genomic window:
- a CDS encoding phosphatase PAP2 family protein, producing MSPRPALFGWPRKEELSLTAAMATGFALFFVAVYGGASWLTGFYTGGLRVELSFERHIPFMPPWALVYVSMDVLLLLSLFVFRTWRDMVPFALALCVETALAAVCFLLFPVEVAWPPRAVEGAWAGVFQLADTLNLERNYLPSLHVAFACTAALAYAERAGVLGRILFGLWALAIAASTLLIHEHHVVDVVAGALLAWGTWRWVAPWARRTAFLEALRVEALCARESYRFARRHLRYGLIALVLYRYAVSRWWREARGARVGFCFLQLVDDVLDGDRAVDGEPLDWVDALLWELESGRGEDRGTAATLGRVLLEQLGDDTARAQVFALVRTMRKDRERVKAGQWWSAEALRAQQRDTFCLSVDLMLHVAGAGVRAEDAPALMEAFGWCSVMRDLREDLAQGLYNVPEEVAAAVRGDGADPTDIDALLGTEAGRAWMTAEHVRARALLDGTAGQLAALEGRPGLALLRLFHRSIESFWRKRLPRRHPFLAEVTARRLQGA from the coding sequence ATGAGCCCACGTCCCGCGTTGTTCGGGTGGCCACGCAAGGAGGAGCTGTCCCTCACGGCCGCCATGGCCACGGGCTTCGCCCTGTTCTTCGTGGCGGTCTACGGCGGCGCGAGCTGGCTCACGGGCTTCTACACCGGGGGCCTCCGGGTGGAGCTGTCCTTCGAGCGCCACATCCCGTTCATGCCGCCCTGGGCGCTGGTCTACGTCAGCATGGACGTGCTGCTCCTGCTGTCCCTCTTCGTCTTCCGGACGTGGCGGGACATGGTGCCCTTCGCGCTGGCGCTGTGTGTGGAGACAGCGCTCGCGGCCGTGTGCTTCCTCCTCTTCCCGGTGGAGGTGGCCTGGCCGCCGCGCGCCGTGGAGGGGGCCTGGGCGGGCGTCTTCCAACTGGCGGACACGCTGAACCTGGAGCGGAACTACCTGCCGTCCCTCCACGTGGCCTTCGCGTGCACGGCGGCCCTGGCCTACGCGGAGCGGGCCGGCGTGCTGGGGCGTATCCTCTTCGGCCTGTGGGCGCTGGCCATCGCGGCGTCGACGTTGCTCATCCACGAGCACCACGTGGTGGACGTGGTCGCGGGGGCGTTGCTGGCCTGGGGCACCTGGCGGTGGGTGGCTCCCTGGGCGCGCCGCACGGCGTTCCTCGAGGCCCTGCGAGTCGAAGCCTTGTGCGCCCGGGAGTCCTATCGCTTCGCGCGGCGTCACCTGCGTTACGGGCTGATTGCCCTGGTGCTCTACCGCTACGCGGTGAGCCGGTGGTGGCGCGAGGCTCGGGGGGCGCGGGTGGGCTTCTGTTTCCTCCAACTGGTGGACGACGTGCTGGATGGGGACCGCGCGGTGGACGGAGAGCCGCTCGACTGGGTGGACGCGCTCCTCTGGGAGCTGGAGTCCGGGCGAGGGGAGGACCGGGGGACGGCGGCCACGCTGGGGCGCGTGCTGCTCGAGCAGTTGGGAGACGACACGGCCCGCGCCCAGGTCTTCGCGCTGGTGCGGACGATGCGCAAGGACCGGGAGCGGGTGAAGGCCGGACAGTGGTGGAGCGCGGAGGCGCTTCGCGCGCAGCAACGCGACACGTTCTGCTTGTCGGTGGATTTGATGCTGCACGTCGCCGGGGCGGGCGTCCGGGCCGAGGACGCGCCCGCGCTGATGGAGGCCTTCGGCTGGTGCTCGGTGATGCGGGACCTGCGAGAGGACCTGGCCCAGGGGCTCTACAACGTTCCGGAAGAGGTCGCGGCGGCTGTCCGTGGCGACGGCGCGGATCCGACGGACATCGACGCGCTGCTGGGAACGGAGGCGGGCCGCGCATGGATGACGGCGGAGCACGTCCGGGCCAGGGCGTTGCTGGATGGCACAGCCGGCCAGTTGGCGGCGCTGGAGGGCCGTCCGGGGCTGGCGTTGCTGCGCCTCTTCCACCGCTCCATCGAGTCGTTCTGGCGCAAGCGCCTTCCCCGGCGCCATCCCTTCCTGGCCGAGGTGACGGCCCGCCGGCTTCAGGGCGCGTGA
- a CDS encoding patatin-like phospholipase family protein: MKDRPATLVLSGGGAKGAFQVGAERVLREVHGFRWERIFGVSVGALNAALLAQHSYRALNDIWLNIREADLYRKLPWPLIALRVGLFRKLGLYDNTPMRELIQRHLAGHRFRVPAHVGRVSLVSGNYELVPSDSRDFLDAVWQSSTLPILWEPVGATALVDGGLRNATPLGDALEFGPTEIVVIVCSPSQVERAKPPANLLEVATRSLADITLNEILLNDVDAFVRINDIVRQAYDAGLTVRRPDGVPYRYCRITVIEPARPMGDMLDFAPEVIRMRLRHGEEMARAVSLPTGVGPGERVQRRVELFPEPPMHA, translated from the coding sequence ATGAAGGATCGTCCCGCAACGCTCGTACTGTCCGGCGGTGGGGCCAAGGGAGCCTTCCAGGTCGGCGCCGAGCGCGTCCTCCGGGAGGTCCACGGCTTCCGCTGGGAGCGCATCTTCGGCGTGTCCGTGGGGGCCCTGAACGCCGCGCTGCTGGCCCAGCACTCCTACCGGGCGCTGAATGACATCTGGTTGAACATCCGCGAGGCGGACCTCTACCGGAAGCTGCCGTGGCCGCTCATCGCCCTGCGCGTGGGCCTGTTCCGCAAACTGGGGCTGTACGACAACACGCCCATGCGGGAGCTGATCCAGCGGCACCTCGCCGGACACCGCTTTCGGGTGCCCGCCCACGTGGGGCGCGTGTCCCTGGTCTCTGGCAACTACGAGCTGGTGCCCAGCGACTCGAGGGACTTCCTGGACGCCGTCTGGCAGAGCTCGACGTTGCCCATCCTCTGGGAGCCGGTGGGCGCGACGGCCCTGGTCGACGGCGGACTGCGCAACGCCACGCCCCTGGGGGATGCGCTGGAGTTCGGCCCGACGGAAATCGTCGTCATCGTCTGCTCACCATCCCAGGTCGAACGGGCGAAGCCGCCGGCCAATCTCCTGGAGGTGGCCACGCGCAGCCTCGCCGACATCACCCTCAACGAAATCTTGCTCAATGACGTGGATGCCTTCGTGCGCATCAACGACATCGTCCGTCAGGCCTACGACGCGGGGCTCACCGTGCGGCGTCCGGATGGGGTGCCCTACCGGTACTGTCGCATCACCGTCATCGAGCCCGCACGGCCCATGGGGGACATGTTGGACTTCGCGCCGGAGGTGATCCGGATGCGGCTGCGACACGGTGAGGAGATGGCCCGGGCCGTCTCACTGCCCACGGGCGTGGGCCCAGGGGAGCGCGTGCAGCGCCGCGTGGAGCTCTTCCCGGAGCCCCCCATGCATGCCTAG
- a CDS encoding cation:proton antiporter encodes MTGAVIRLLLLMVLLAIISRAQVLRADSGTPVMLAAGALLLCGLFAGKVAKGLGLPRLTGYLLVGVAVGPYALGFIPNAGVKGLELVKGLAVSLIALVAGTELRLGLIRRVGARVALLCAAVCGVTFLVCFGATFALKPLLPFLADMTVPQALAVSALLSTVVVSFSPTVTIAIVQETSARGAFTEFLMALVIIGDLLVMVAFALAAGLTKASFGGGLDVTELLGGVGWELFGSVVVGLVLAVGMLVYMRGVKQELPLFLVGLCFAAAEGGTRLHLSPLLVSLAAGALIANLDEHAGERIHNAIQQAGLPVFALFFAAAGAGLKLDSLLTVGPAAMLLVALRGVAIWLSCRRFAPADDPRLKRYLWMGLISQAGVTFGLAALVSRTFPTFGPQVEVLIVAMITAHELVGPVLTRRALAASGEIRADDAQGTA; translated from the coding sequence ATGACGGGCGCGGTCATCCGGCTGCTGCTGTTGATGGTGCTCCTGGCCATCATCAGCCGGGCACAGGTGCTCCGGGCGGACTCGGGAACACCGGTGATGCTGGCGGCGGGCGCGCTGCTGTTGTGCGGCCTGTTCGCGGGAAAGGTGGCCAAGGGCCTGGGCCTGCCTCGCCTCACCGGTTACCTGCTGGTGGGCGTGGCGGTGGGGCCCTATGCACTGGGCTTCATCCCGAACGCGGGCGTGAAGGGGCTGGAGCTGGTGAAGGGGCTGGCGGTGAGCCTCATCGCGCTGGTGGCCGGCACGGAGCTCCGGTTGGGGCTCATCCGCCGCGTGGGCGCGCGCGTGGCCTTGCTGTGCGCGGCCGTGTGCGGCGTCACCTTCCTGGTGTGCTTCGGGGCCACCTTCGCGCTCAAGCCCCTGCTGCCCTTCCTGGCGGACATGACGGTGCCCCAGGCGCTGGCGGTCAGCGCGCTGCTGTCCACGGTGGTGGTGTCATTCTCGCCCACCGTCACCATCGCCATCGTCCAGGAGACGAGCGCGCGCGGCGCCTTCACGGAGTTCCTGATGGCGCTGGTCATCATCGGCGACTTGCTGGTGATGGTGGCCTTCGCGCTGGCCGCGGGCCTGACGAAGGCGAGCTTCGGCGGCGGGCTGGACGTGACGGAGCTGCTGGGCGGGGTGGGGTGGGAGCTGTTCGGCTCGGTGGTGGTGGGGCTGGTGCTGGCCGTGGGCATGCTCGTCTACATGCGCGGCGTGAAGCAGGAGCTGCCGCTGTTCCTGGTGGGCCTGTGCTTCGCCGCGGCGGAAGGGGGCACGCGCCTGCACCTGTCCCCGCTGTTGGTGTCGCTGGCGGCGGGGGCGCTCATCGCGAACCTGGATGAGCACGCGGGCGAGCGCATCCACAACGCCATCCAACAGGCGGGGCTGCCAGTGTTCGCGCTCTTCTTCGCCGCGGCGGGCGCGGGGCTGAAGCTGGACTCCCTGCTGACGGTGGGGCCGGCGGCGATGTTGCTGGTCGCGCTGCGCGGCGTGGCCATCTGGCTCTCCTGCCGCCGCTTCGCCCCAGCGGACGACCCGCGGCTCAAGCGCTACCTGTGGATGGGACTCATCTCCCAGGCGGGCGTGACGTTTGGCCTGGCGGCCCTGGTGTCCAGGACATTTCCGACCTTTGGCCCCCAGGTGGAGGTGCTCATCGTCGCCATGATTACCGCCCACGAGCTGGTGGGGCCGGTCCTCACCCGGCGCGCCTTGGCGGCCTCCGGGGAGATCCGCGCGGACGACGCGCAGGGAACGGCATAG
- a CDS encoding TVP38/TMEM64 family protein, whose translation MGPRGRYGVAQSVKTWLRVLAPMLVSMGGLVALRLLGPDFVDQQRLASWLEPFGKWAPIAYIGFLAIRPVTLLPGQLLTAVGGMMFGTLAATLYSLTGGLLSGLLLFAAARKLGTGLMKRLAGSKYPALVRAARRHDFLFAFTACINPLCPTDVMLAAAAASGARLTPTLAGALIGTLPGTFLTAQLGSGLAQGRTTMTAVAAAGLVVSLVLGAYIGRRFYKELNEDAPEPQPRAEPPPPARRPIRHSEETAKPAAV comes from the coding sequence GTGGGGCCGCGGGGGAGATACGGCGTGGCGCAGTCGGTGAAGACCTGGCTCCGGGTGTTGGCCCCGATGCTCGTCTCAATGGGGGGGCTTGTCGCACTCCGGCTGCTCGGGCCGGACTTCGTCGACCAGCAGCGCCTCGCCAGTTGGTTGGAGCCCTTCGGGAAGTGGGCGCCTATTGCATACATCGGCTTCCTTGCCATCCGGCCCGTGACACTGCTTCCGGGTCAGCTGCTGACGGCCGTGGGCGGGATGATGTTTGGCACGCTCGCAGCGACCCTCTATTCACTAACGGGCGGCTTGCTGTCGGGCCTGCTGCTTTTCGCGGCGGCGCGCAAGTTGGGCACCGGGCTCATGAAGCGCCTGGCTGGCAGCAAGTACCCCGCACTGGTGCGGGCGGCGAGGCGGCATGACTTCCTCTTCGCCTTCACCGCCTGCATCAATCCGCTGTGCCCCACCGACGTGATGCTGGCGGCGGCGGCGGCGAGCGGAGCGCGGCTGACGCCCACGCTGGCCGGCGCCTTGATTGGCACCCTTCCTGGCACCTTCCTCACGGCGCAGCTCGGCAGTGGTCTGGCCCAGGGCCGCACGACGATGACGGCGGTCGCCGCCGCGGGCCTGGTGGTGTCGCTGGTGCTCGGCGCCTACATCGGGCGGCGCTTCTACAAGGAGCTCAACGAAGACGCGCCGGAGCCACAGCCACGCGCGGAGCCGCCGCCGCCCGCGCGACGCCCCATCCGTCATTCCGAAGAGACGGCCAAGCCCGCGGCGGTCTAG
- a CDS encoding fatty acid desaturase has protein sequence MTTEGEGVGTPIPAALNAVLLVCAMAACAGCLWLASHAERLAIQALAAVVFSFVNNTVFSLLHEATHGVLHPVRWVNDTLGRFAAAFFPTSFTMQRAFHLNHHRHNRTHLEQFDYFRPGDNRFLKRAQWYSILTGLYWLFVPVGAVVFALVPGLLHRLRGTGTRYGEQTGADAYLGRLEAASGGAIRAEVLLAACVQAGLVVALDVSAMGWGLCYAAFAVNWSALQYADHAWSPLHVRDGAWDLRVAAPVRWLFLNYHYHRAHHRHPHVPWLYLGRYVDPEVARPSFLRIWLSMWRGPRPLPAAMEE, from the coding sequence ATGACGACAGAGGGTGAGGGCGTGGGAACTCCGATTCCAGCCGCGCTCAACGCCGTGCTCCTGGTCTGCGCCATGGCGGCCTGTGCCGGATGCTTGTGGCTGGCGTCACACGCGGAGCGGCTCGCGATCCAGGCACTGGCCGCGGTGGTCTTCTCGTTCGTCAACAACACCGTGTTCTCGCTGCTGCATGAGGCCACGCACGGCGTGCTGCACCCCGTGCGGTGGGTGAACGACACGCTGGGCCGGTTCGCCGCGGCGTTCTTCCCCACGTCCTTCACGATGCAGCGCGCCTTCCACCTGAATCACCACCGCCACAACCGGACGCACCTGGAGCAGTTCGACTACTTCCGGCCCGGAGACAACCGCTTCCTGAAGCGGGCGCAGTGGTACTCCATCCTCACCGGGCTCTACTGGCTGTTCGTCCCGGTGGGGGCGGTGGTCTTCGCGCTCGTTCCCGGATTGCTGCACCGGCTTCGCGGCACGGGCACCCGGTACGGCGAGCAGACGGGCGCGGACGCGTACCTCGGACGCCTGGAAGCCGCTTCCGGAGGTGCCATCCGCGCGGAGGTGCTGCTGGCGGCCTGTGTGCAGGCCGGGCTCGTGGTGGCGCTGGATGTGTCCGCGATGGGGTGGGGGCTCTGCTACGCGGCCTTCGCCGTCAACTGGAGCGCGCTCCAGTACGCGGACCATGCGTGGTCACCGCTGCATGTCCGTGACGGCGCGTGGGACCTGCGCGTGGCCGCTCCGGTGCGGTGGCTGTTCCTCAACTACCACTATCACCGGGCCCATCACCGGCACCCGCACGTGCCCTGGCTCTACCTGGGGCGCTACGTGGACCCGGAGGTGGCGCGACCGTCCTTCCTGCGCATCTGGCTGTCCATGTGGCGAGGCCCTCGGCCACTGCCCGCCGCGATGGAGGAGTGA
- a CDS encoding thiamine pyrophosphate-requiring protein → MSATVSDYLLHRLSQWGVRRIYGYPGDGINGILGALGRTLEFRFVQTRHEEMSAFMACAHAKFTGEPGVCLATSGPGAIHLLNGLYDAKLDHQPVVAIVGQQTRSALGGHFQQEVDLMSLFKDVASEYLTMVTSPSAIRHAVDRAMRVAIYERTVTCVIIPNDVQEEAYHKPPHAHGTVHSSVGYSVPRVLPRERDLRRAADVLNAGKKVAMLVGAGAQAAADEVMHVAELLGAGVAKALLGKAVLPDDVPYVTGSIGLLGTKASWDLMSDCDTLLMVGTSFPYSEFLPKEGQARGVQIDLDGRMLAIRYPMEVALVGDSQETLKALIPMLEHKKDRSWRDSVVKNVRQWEKTAEALAMDRANPVNPRRVFFELSSRLPDGVILTADSGSGTSWYAQHLKMRKGMMASLSGNLASMGCGVPYAIGAKFAFPHRPVIALVGDGAMQMNGNAELITVAKYWKEWKDPRFIVMVLNNRDLNMVTWEQRVLAGDPKLPASQDLPDFPYAAYAESLGFLGIRVDRPESLGRAWDEALSATRPVVFEAYVDPDVPLLPPHITFEQAKHYAQALAKGDVDTGGILKQSLKGMVETLLPRGGGKS, encoded by the coding sequence ATGAGCGCCACCGTCTCCGATTACCTGCTCCACCGCCTGTCCCAGTGGGGCGTCCGCCGCATCTATGGCTATCCCGGTGACGGCATCAACGGCATCCTCGGCGCGCTCGGGCGCACGTTGGAGTTCCGCTTCGTGCAGACGCGCCATGAAGAGATGTCCGCGTTCATGGCCTGTGCGCACGCGAAGTTCACCGGCGAGCCGGGCGTGTGTCTGGCCACGTCGGGGCCCGGGGCCATCCATCTGCTCAATGGCCTCTATGACGCCAAGCTGGACCACCAGCCGGTGGTGGCCATCGTCGGACAGCAGACGCGCTCAGCGCTGGGCGGCCACTTCCAGCAGGAGGTGGATCTGATGTCCCTCTTCAAGGACGTGGCCAGCGAATACCTCACGATGGTGACCAGCCCCTCCGCCATCCGCCACGCGGTGGACCGGGCGATGCGCGTCGCCATCTACGAGCGCACCGTGACGTGCGTCATCATCCCCAACGACGTCCAGGAAGAGGCCTACCACAAGCCTCCGCACGCGCACGGCACGGTCCATTCAAGCGTGGGCTACAGCGTGCCGCGAGTGCTGCCTCGCGAGCGGGACTTGCGGCGGGCGGCGGACGTGCTCAACGCCGGGAAGAAGGTGGCCATGCTGGTGGGCGCCGGAGCGCAGGCCGCGGCGGACGAGGTGATGCACGTGGCGGAGTTGCTAGGCGCGGGTGTGGCGAAGGCCCTGCTGGGCAAGGCCGTGCTGCCGGATGACGTTCCCTATGTCACCGGCTCCATCGGGCTGCTGGGCACCAAGGCGAGCTGGGACCTGATGTCGGACTGCGACACGTTGCTGATGGTGGGCACCAGCTTTCCGTACTCGGAGTTCCTCCCGAAGGAGGGACAGGCCCGGGGCGTTCAAATCGACCTCGATGGCCGGATGCTGGCCATCCGCTACCCCATGGAGGTGGCGCTGGTGGGGGACAGTCAGGAGACATTGAAGGCGCTGATTCCCATGCTCGAGCACAAGAAGGACCGGAGCTGGCGCGACAGCGTGGTGAAGAACGTGCGGCAGTGGGAGAAGACGGCGGAGGCGCTCGCGATGGACCGCGCGAATCCCGTCAACCCCCGGCGCGTGTTCTTCGAACTGTCGTCACGGCTGCCGGATGGCGTCATCCTGACGGCGGATTCGGGGTCGGGCACGAGCTGGTACGCGCAGCACCTGAAGATGCGCAAGGGGATGATGGCCTCGCTGTCCGGGAACCTGGCCAGCATGGGCTGCGGCGTGCCCTATGCCATCGGCGCCAAGTTCGCCTTCCCGCACCGGCCCGTCATCGCGCTGGTGGGCGACGGTGCCATGCAGATGAATGGCAACGCGGAGCTCATCACCGTGGCCAAGTACTGGAAGGAGTGGAAGGACCCGCGCTTCATCGTCATGGTCCTCAACAACCGGGACCTCAACATGGTGACGTGGGAGCAGCGCGTGCTGGCCGGCGACCCGAAGCTGCCCGCGTCCCAGGACCTGCCGGACTTCCCGTACGCGGCCTATGCGGAGTCCCTGGGCTTCCTGGGCATTCGCGTGGACCGGCCGGAGTCGCTGGGTCGCGCGTGGGATGAGGCACTGAGCGCAACCCGGCCCGTCGTCTTCGAGGCCTACGTGGACCCGGACGTCCCGCTGCTACCGCCCCACATCACCTTCGAGCAGGCGAAGCACTATGCCCAGGCGCTGGCGAAGGGCGACGTGGACACGGGCGGCATCCTGAAGCAGTCGCTCAAAGGCATGGTGGAGACACTGCTGCCCCGGGGCGGTGGCAAGTCCTGA
- a CDS encoding L-threonylcarbamoyladenylate synthase gives MAAPILEVDTEHPSPRHIQRAVEVLERGGLLAYPTDTYFGLGCDLSSKKGIERLYQLKGRDKKKPLSFLCPDLSDVARYAHVSNFAYRTMKSLTPGAFTFILEATRLVPDLMMSKQKQVGIRVPDSALVRELTRALGRPLVTTSATNTEGEPLTDAKDIKADLGHGLDLILDGGVTLNEPSTVISLIGDSLEILRQGKGRLED, from the coding sequence ATGGCCGCACCCATCCTCGAGGTGGACACGGAGCACCCATCACCCCGCCACATCCAGCGAGCGGTGGAGGTGCTGGAGCGCGGCGGCCTGCTGGCCTACCCGACGGACACGTACTTCGGGCTCGGCTGCGACTTGAGCTCCAAGAAGGGCATCGAGCGGCTGTACCAGCTCAAGGGACGCGACAAGAAGAAGCCCCTGTCCTTTCTCTGCCCCGACCTGTCGGACGTGGCGCGCTACGCGCACGTGAGCAACTTCGCGTACCGGACCATGAAGAGCCTCACTCCGGGTGCGTTCACCTTCATCCTGGAAGCGACGCGTCTGGTGCCGGACCTGATGATGTCCAAGCAGAAGCAGGTGGGCATCCGGGTGCCGGACTCCGCGCTCGTTCGCGAGCTGACCCGAGCCCTGGGCCGCCCTCTGGTGACGACCTCCGCGACCAATACGGAGGGTGAGCCCCTCACGGACGCAAAGGATATCAAGGCCGATCTGGGACACGGCCTGGACCTCATCCTTGACGGGGGCGTGACGCTCAATGAACCGTCGACCGTGATTTCACTCATCGGCGATTCACTTGAAATCCTCCGGCAGGGGAAGGGTAGGCTGGAGGACTAG
- a CDS encoding Rieske 2Fe-2S domain-containing protein, with product MVVKIASRLEPVRHPEPGRLRAWHLVCPSEALRPGQVMRWSTGTRELVLFRGRSGAVHALAAHCPHMGAHLGGGTVVGDSLRCPLHHWQFDGSGACPGKTAQRAFPVVERYGAILVFNGPVVLFPPPEVGSGALRWGTSARFAVHCDWLPVVANAFDLEHLRTVHHRELRDAPVVERPDPFTLRVRYTSRVTGSGLSDRVMKFLSGDRIGVTLTLHGGTLLSVESDLGRTRSALLAGLHQSEEGLFVRLAFAARRSRLPGVDWLALQVSRWLFTSFLRRDLSVLDGMRFNRAGAAADPVLRQVLDFTDSLPEAPDDDRG from the coding sequence ATGGTGGTGAAGATTGCCTCGCGGCTGGAGCCTGTGCGTCACCCCGAGCCAGGCCGTCTGCGCGCGTGGCACCTCGTGTGCCCCTCCGAAGCGCTTCGGCCCGGGCAGGTGATGCGTTGGAGCACGGGCACACGGGAGCTGGTTCTCTTCCGGGGACGGAGCGGCGCGGTCCACGCGCTCGCCGCCCATTGTCCCCACATGGGCGCGCACCTGGGTGGTGGCACCGTGGTGGGGGATTCGCTGCGGTGTCCACTCCACCACTGGCAGTTCGACGGCAGTGGCGCCTGCCCAGGGAAGACGGCACAGCGGGCCTTCCCCGTGGTGGAGCGGTACGGCGCCATCCTGGTCTTCAATGGCCCGGTGGTGCTCTTCCCTCCGCCGGAGGTGGGCAGCGGCGCGTTGCGCTGGGGCACGTCGGCTCGCTTCGCGGTGCATTGTGACTGGCTGCCCGTGGTGGCCAATGCCTTCGACTTGGAGCACCTGCGCACGGTGCACCATCGTGAGCTGCGGGACGCGCCAGTGGTGGAGCGCCCGGACCCGTTCACCTTGCGCGTGCGGTACACGTCCCGCGTCACGGGCAGCGGGCTCAGTGACCGGGTGATGAAGTTCCTGTCCGGCGATCGCATCGGTGTCACGCTCACGTTGCATGGCGGAACGCTCCTGTCCGTGGAGAGCGACCTGGGACGCACGCGCAGCGCGTTGCTCGCGGGCCTTCATCAGAGCGAGGAGGGGTTGTTCGTGCGGCTCGCCTTCGCCGCGCGCCGCAGCCGGCTTCCGGGCGTGGACTGGTTGGCGCTCCAGGTGTCGCGGTGGCTGTTCACGTCGTTCCTGCGGCGCGACCTGTCCGTGCTCGACGGGATGCGCTTCAACCGGGCGGGGGCGGCGGCGGACCCGGTGCTGCGCCAGGTGCTCGACTTCACCGACAGCCTGCCGGAGGCGCCCGATGACGACAGAGGGTGA
- a CDS encoding general stress protein → MSDKDNKGSMTVAEAGRKGGETVRNERGREFYETIGRKGGATVKAERGRSFYEEIGRKGGETVKAERGAKFYEEIGKKGGDRVKATRGPNFYEEIGRKGGQKVKKLIEEGKRAARAAMAAQEGAAGAPPQEGAAPAPSTPPSSGEPAGPGQNE, encoded by the coding sequence ATGTCGGACAAGGACAACAAGGGCAGCATGACGGTGGCCGAAGCGGGCCGGAAGGGTGGCGAGACGGTCCGGAACGAACGCGGTCGCGAGTTCTACGAGACGATCGGCCGCAAGGGCGGCGCCACGGTGAAGGCCGAGCGCGGTCGCTCCTTCTACGAGGAGATTGGCCGCAAGGGCGGCGAGACGGTGAAGGCCGAGCGCGGCGCCAAGTTCTACGAGGAGATCGGCAAGAAGGGTGGCGACAGGGTGAAGGCCACCCGGGGGCCGAACTTCTACGAGGAGATTGGCCGCAAGGGTGGGCAGAAGGTGAAGAAGCTCATCGAAGAGGGCAAGCGGGCCGCGCGGGCCGCCATGGCGGCGCAGGAGGGCGCGGCAGGTGCTCCGCCCCAGGAGGGTGCGGCGCCGGCGCCATCCACCCCCCCTTCTTCCGGAGAGCCGGCGGGGCCGGGCCAGAACGAGTAG
- a CDS encoding SgcJ/EcaC family oxidoreductase — MIRLPGCCVVALLLAFLPSAVLAQQPTADAAIHDALRVLKQEMEDALNAQDIDRLLSHLHPDVSFTTMNNDVRVGKESIRAYYDEMMRGPNRVVDRIQAKFEVDDLTRLYGDTGIARGSSRDHYVLTDGTDIVIDGRWTCTLVREGDRWRIAAFHYSTNVFDNPLLTRVKHLALAGATVIGLGALVAGAAIGRRLRRRSPGPTPHAP; from the coding sequence ATGATCCGCTTGCCTGGCTGTTGTGTGGTGGCGCTGCTGCTCGCGTTCCTGCCGTCCGCGGTGCTGGCCCAGCAGCCCACCGCGGACGCCGCCATCCATGACGCACTGCGCGTCCTCAAGCAGGAGATGGAAGACGCCCTCAACGCCCAGGACATCGACCGGCTGCTGAGCCACCTGCACCCGGATGTCTCCTTCACCACGATGAACAACGACGTGCGCGTGGGGAAGGAATCCATCCGCGCGTACTACGATGAGATGATGCGCGGGCCGAATCGCGTCGTGGACCGCATCCAGGCGAAGTTCGAGGTGGATGACCTGACCCGCCTGTACGGCGACACCGGCATCGCGCGCGGCTCGTCGCGGGACCACTACGTCCTCACGGACGGCACGGACATCGTCATCGACGGCCGGTGGACCTGCACCCTGGTCCGGGAGGGCGACCGCTGGCGGATCGCCGCGTTCCACTACTCCACCAACGTCTTCGACAATCCCCTCCTCACGCGGGTGAAGCACCTCGCGCTCGCGGGAGCGACGGTCATCGGACTTGGCGCGCTCGTGGCGGGCGCGGCCATCGGCCGGAGGCTGCGGCGCCGAAGCCCCGGGCCCACCCCTCACGCGCCCTGA